In Methanobrevibacter sp. TMH8, the DNA window TTATTACTAAATATTACTAATTATTATTGGAGGAATATTATTGGAATTTACAAGACCTCGAGGAACAAGAGACTTTCTTTTTGATGAGATGCGTGAGAGAAAAAAATGTGAAAATACATTAAGAGAAGTCTTTGAAACTTATGCTTATCAAGAGATAAAAACTCCCTTATTCGAAGATCTTTCCCTTTTCACAACAAAATCTGGTGATGAGATAGTAGATCAATTATACAATTTTAAAGATAAATCTGATCGCGAAATAGCTCTTAGGCCAGAAATTACTGCTCCAGTAGCTAGATTATATATAAATGAACTGCAAAAAACAGCTAAGCCAATAAAACTTTATTATTTTGGAAGTTGTTTTAGATATGAGCGTCCTCAGAAAGGAAGATTCCGTCAATTTTGGCAATTTGGTTGTGAATTAATAGGTGCAAAATCTCCTGAAGGTGAAGCTGAAGCAATAGCTATGGCTGAACAATCTTTAGAAAGATTAGGAATTGATACAGCTGAAATTCACATTAACCATCTAGGAATAATAAGAGCCTTGTTTAAGCATTTCAATATAGAAACTGAAATCCAAGAAAAGGTTATGACTTTAATTGATAAAGGAAATAAAGAATTACTTGAAAATGAACTTTCAAGTGGAGATTTAATAAATGATTCAAATTTAGCTAATATTTTAATTAACCTTGTTGATTTAGTTGGAAAAGATGAAATAATAGCTAAAGTTACAGATCTTGTAAGTGAATTTGAAGAAACAAATGATGCTTTGGATGAATTTAAACAGCTTATTGATCTTTTAAAAAGCTTTAAAATCTCTAATTATACTATCAATATGGGGATAGCTAGGGGTTTAGACTATTATACAGGTATTGTTTTTGAAATATATGTTCCAGAGCTTGGAGCTCAAAAACAAGTAGCTGGTGGAGGTAGCTATAATCTCGTAGAGTTATTTGGTGGAGAAAAAGTTGAAT includes these proteins:
- the hisS gene encoding histidine--tRNA ligase, which gives rise to MEFTRPRGTRDFLFDEMRERKKCENTLREVFETYAYQEIKTPLFEDLSLFTTKSGDEIVDQLYNFKDKSDREIALRPEITAPVARLYINELQKTAKPIKLYYFGSCFRYERPQKGRFRQFWQFGCELIGAKSPEGEAEAIAMAEQSLERLGIDTAEIHINHLGIIRALFKHFNIETEIQEKVMTLIDKGNKELLENELSSGDLINDSNLANILINLVDLVGKDEIIAKVTDLVSEFEETNDALDEFKQLIDLLKSFKISNYTINMGIARGLDYYTGIVFEIYVPELGAQKQVAGGGSYNLVELFGGEKVESTGFAFGFDRLMHAIESKKSEKNNEKDKENIDNKESIVDVFVAPFSNDTREKSFEIGQILRNNGISTEIDLSRKKLKKLLNTANKLNAKFVILVGKNDLENDNVTIKDMSSGDQELVAIDGIIDYIIHS